A single genomic interval of Phocoena sinus isolate mPhoSin1 chromosome 15, mPhoSin1.pri, whole genome shotgun sequence harbors:
- the CACNA1H gene encoding voltage-dependent T-type calcium channel subunit alpha-1H isoform X1: protein MLVIMLNCVTLGMFRPCEDVECRSERCSILEAFDDFIFAFFAVEMVIKMIALGLFGQKCYLGDTWNRLDFFIVMAGMMEYSLDGHNVSLSAIRTVRVLRPLRAINRVPSMRILVTLLLDTLPMLGNVLLLCFFVFFIFGIVGVQLWAGLLRNRCFLDSTFARNSNLSFLRPYYQPEEGEENPFICSSRRDNGMQKCSHIPSRRELRVECTLGWEAYGQPQAEGVGGTDHHTCINWNQYYNVCRSGDSNPHNGAISFDNIGYAWIAIFQVITLEGWVDIMYYVMDAHSFYNFIYFILLIIVGSFFMINLCLVVIATQFSETKQRESQLMREQRARYLSNDSTLASFSEPGSCYEELLRYVGHVCRKLKRRGLRLYARWQSRWRKKVDPSGVPHGQGAGWRPRRAGGRATSIHHLVYHHHHHHHHHYHFSHGSPRRPGPEPGGGDTRLVRAGAPPSPGHGPPDAESVHSVYHADCHVEGPQERARAAHAVATAAASLKLATGLGTMNYPTILPSAAGSGKGGPGPKGKRPGGPLGAGGHSPLSLSSPDPCEKIQHLVGEHGLGQAPSRLSGLSVPCPLPSPQAGTLTCELSSCPYCTSALEDPELEFSDSDSGDSDSNGVYEFTRDVRHGDRRDPMQPPPAADTPGSGGTRRRAQRRAVAGEQGGLGRIWASFSGKLCRIVDSKYFNRGIMVAILTNTLSMGIEYHEQPDELTNALEISNIVFTSMFALEMLLKLLAFGPLGYIRNPYNIFDGIIVVISVWEIVGQADGGLSVLRTFRLLRVLKLVRFLPALRRQLVVLMKTMDNVATFCMLLMLFIFIFSILGMHLFGCKFSLKTDTGDTVPDRKNFDSLLWAIVTVFQILTQEDWNVVLYNGMASTSSWAALYFVALMTFGNYVLFNLLVAILVEGFQAEGDATRSDTDEDKTSTHLEEDLDKFRDLRATEMKMYSLAVTPNGHLEGQASLPPPLIMRTAATPMPTPKSSPHLDAAPGLLDSRRGSSSSVDPQLGDQKSLSSLRSSPCTHWGPNSAWSSRRSSWNSLGRAPSLKRRSQCGERESLLSGEGKGSGSTDEEAEDSRPGVGASPDTRATLLRRTESLDHRSTLDLRPLRPAALLPTKLHDCNGLALPSELFLCIDSHKEDTAEFDDDVEDSCYSRLQKVLEPYKPECCRSREPWALYLFSPQNRFRISCQKIIAHKMFDHVVLVFIFLNCITIALERPDIDPGSTERVFLSISNYVFTAIFVAEMMVKVVALGLVSGEHAYLQSSWNILDGLLVLVSLVDIIVAMASAGGAKILGILRVLRLLRTLRPLRVISRAPGLKLVVETLISSLRPIGNIVLICCAFFIIFGILGVQLFKGKFYYCEGADTRNISTKAECWAAHYRWVRRKYNFDNLGQALMSLFVLSSKDGWVNIMYDGLDAVGIDQQPVPNHNPWMLLYFISFLLIVSFFVLNMFVGVVVENFHKCRQHQEAEEARRREEKRQRRLERKRRKAQRRPYYADYSPTRRSIHSLCTSHYLDLFITFIIGVNVITMSMEHYNQPKSLDEALKYCNYVFTIVFVFEALLKLVAFGFRRFFKDRWNQLDLAIVLLSIMGITLEEIEMNAALPINPTIIRIMRVLRIARVLKLLKMATGMRALLDTVVQALPQVGNLGLLFMLLFFIYAALGVELFGRLECGEDNPCEGLSRHATFSNFGMAFLTLFRVSTGDNWNGIMKDTLRECAREDRHCLSYLPAISPIYFVTFVLVAQFVLVNVVVAVLMKHLEESNKEAREDAELDAEVELEMAQGPSARPRPVAPPSPGASPDAPNLLVVRKVSVSRMLSLPNDSYMFRPVAPAAAAHPHPLQEVEMETYAGASGTSGPVTAHLPPVESCPSLQVPSAMSSPARGGDTHRALTPLGAARSPSLSRLLCTQEVVCTESLEGQVDSPRDSSPGWGEPGGKTPVRQAPPRPPSIRIRKHTLGQNYVSSRPPALGAEEAEAPDPDDEEVSHITSSAHSPSASPAARGVVGGEPDLHRLYSVNAQGFLDQPGWADEQRRPSVEQGCGDSRPEAEEVKTRALEAELALGARRKKKMSPPCISIEPPTEDEGAARAPAAEGGSTTLRRRTPSCEAVPHRDPLEPTDSAGLDTAAKGERRVQVPCRTEHLTIPNFAFEPLDVGGPRGDLFLDGSHGVAPEPRPSSSGITAPPEPQQTEPPVASGDTPEEGWGLHLTVPESPPKKGSTPVLGDSVDKPV, encoded by the exons ATGCTGGTCATCATGCTCAACTGCGTGACCCTGGGCATGTTCCGCCCCTGCGAGGACGTCGAGTGCCGCTCGGAGCGCTGCAGCATCCTGGAG GCGTTTGACGACTTCATCTTTGCCTTCTTCGCGGTGGAGATGGTCATCAAGATGATCGCCCTTGGGCTGTTCGGGCAGAAGTGCTACCTGGGCGACACGTGGAACAGGCTGGACTTCTTCATCGTCATGGCGGG CATGATGGAGTACTCTCTGGATGGACACAACGTGAGCCTCTCGGCCATCCGGACAGTGCGTGTGCTGCGGCCCCTCCGTGCCATCAACCGTGTGCCCA GCATGAGGATCCTGGTCACGCTGCTGCTGGACACGCTGCCCATGCTCGGGAACGTCCTCCTGCTCTGCTTCTTTGTCTTCTTCATCTTCGGCATCGTGGGTGTCCAGCTTTGGGCTGGCCTGCTGCGCAACCGCTGCTTCCTGGACAGCACCTTCGCCAG GAACAGCAACCTCAGCTTCCTGCGGCCATACTACCAGCCGGAGGAGGGTGAGGAAAACCCCTTCATCTGCTCCTCTCGCCGGGACAACGGCATGCAGAAGTGCTCACACATCCCCAGCCGCCGCGAGCTGCGCGTGGAGTGCACGCTGGGCTGGGAGGCCTATGGGCAGCCACAGGCCGAGGGTGTAGGTGGCACGGACCACCACACCTGCATCAACTGGAACCAGTACTACAATGTGTGCCGCTCGGGCGACTCCAACCCACACAACGGGGCCATCAGCTTCGACAACATCGGCTATGCCTGGATCGCCATCTTCCAG GTGATCACGCTGGAGGGCTGGGTGGACATCATGTACTACGTCATGGATGCCCATTCCTTCTACAACTTCATCTACTTCATCCTGCTCATCATT GTGGGTTCCTTCTTCATGATCAACCTGTGCCTAGTGGTGATCGCCACGCAGTTCTCGGAGACGAAGCAACGGGAGAGCCAGCTGATGCGGGAGCAGCGGGCCCGCTACCTGTCCAACGACAGCACGCTGGCCAGCTTCTCAGAGCCTGGCAGCTGCTATGAGGAGCTCCTCCGGTACGTGGGCCATGTGTGCCGCAAGCTGAAGCGCCGTGGCCTCCGCCTCTATGCCCGCTGGCAGAGCCGCTGGCGCAAGAAGGTGGACCCCAGCGGCGTGCCGCACGGCCAGGGCGCTGGGTGGCGGCCACGGCGGGCGGGAGGGCGCGCCACCTCCATCCACCATCTTGtgtaccaccaccaccaccaccaccaccaccactaccacttCAGCCATGGCAGCCCACGCCGGCCAGGCCCCGAGCCAGGCGGCGGTGACACCAGGCTGGTGCGGGCCGGAGCACCTCCCTCGCCCGGACATGGGCCCCCTGACGCTGAGTCAGTGCACAGCGTGTACCATGCAGACTGCCACGTGGAGGGGCCACAGGAGAGGGCCCGGGCGGCACATGCTGTGGCCACTGCCGCCGCCAGCCTCAAGCTGGCCACTGGGCTGGGCACCATGAACTACCCCACCATCCTGCCCTCGGCCGCAGGCAGTGGCAAAGGTGGCCCCGGGCCCAAGGGGAAGCGTCCTGGTGGACCCCTGGGAGCCGGGGGGCACAGCCCACTGAGCCTGAGCAGCCCCGACCCCTGCGAGAAGATCCAGCATCTGGTTGGGGAGCACG GACTGGGCCAGGCCCCCAGCCGTCTGTCAGGCCTGAGcgtgccctgccccctgcccagcccccaggcGGGCACGCTGACCTGTGAGCTGAGTAGCTGCCCGTACTGCACCAGCGCCCTGGAGGACCCCGAGCTGGAGTTCAGCGACTCAGACAGCGGAGACTCGGACAGCAACGGGGTCTACGAATTCACACGGGATGTGCGGCATGGAGACCGCCGTGACCCCATGCAGCCACCCCCAGCGGCGGACACGCCAGGCTCAGGAGGAACGCGGCGGAGGGCACAGCGGCGGGCGGTGGCAGGCGAGCAGGGAGGGCTGGGCCGCATCTGGGCCTCCTTTAGCGGCAAGCTGTGCCGCATCGTGGACAGCAAATACTTCAACCGCGGCATCATGGTAGCCATCCTCACCAACACGCTGAGCATGGGCATCGAGTACCATGAGCAG CCTGACGAGCTGACCAACGCCCTGGAGATCAGCAACATCGTGTTCACGAGTATGTTTGCCCTGGAGATGCTGCTGAAGCTGCTGGCCTTTGGTCCGCTGGGCTACATCCGGAATCCCTACAACATCTTCGATGGCATCATCGTGGTCATCAG CGTGTGGGAGATCGTCGGGCAGGCGGACGGCGGGCTGTCGGTGCTGCGCACCTTCCGGTTGCTGCGCGTGCTCAAGCTGGTGCGCTTCCTGCCCGCGCTGCGGCGCCAGCTGGTGGTGCTCATGAAGACCATGGATAACGTGGCCACTTTCTGCATGCTGCTCATGCTGTTCATCTTCATCTTCAG CATCCTCGGAATGCACCTGTTTGGCTGCAAATTCAGCCTGAAAACAGACACTGGAGACACGGTCCCTGACAGGAAGAACTTTGACTCCCTGCTGTGGGCCATCGTCACCGTGTTCCAG ATCCTCACCCAGGAGGACTGGAACGTTGTCCTCTACAACGGCATGGCCTCCACCTCTTCCTGGGCTGCCCTCTACTTCGTGGCCCTCATGACCTTTGGCAACTACGTGCTCTTCAACCTGCTGGTGGCCATCCTTGTGGAGGGCTTCCAGGCGGAG GGTGATGCCACCAGGTCCGACACAGATGAAGACAAGACCTCCACCCACTTGGAGGAGGACTTGGACAAGTTCAGAGACCTCAGGGCCACAG agaTGAAGATGTACTCGCTGGCGGTGACCCCCAACGGGCACTTGGAGGGCCAGGCCAGCCTACCCCCTCCCCTCATCATGCGCACAGCAGCCACACCCATGCCCACCCCCAAGAGCTCCCCACACCTGGATGCGGCCCCTGGCCTCCTGGACTCACGGCGTGGGAGCAGCAGCTCCGTGGACCCCCAACTGGGGGACCAGAAGTCTCTG TCCAGCCTCCGCAGCTCGCCCTGCACCCACTGGGGCCCCAACAGCGCCTGGAGCAGCCGGCGCTCCAGCTGGAACAGCCTGGGCCGCGCACCTAGCCTCAAGCGCAGGAGCCAGTGCGGGGAGCGTGAGTCGCTGCTATCCGGTGAGGGCAAGGGCAGCGGCAGCACAGACGAGGAGGCCGAGGACAGCAGGCCTGGTGTGGGAGCCTCTCCAGACACACGTGCCACACTGCTGCGGCGCACCGAGTCCCTGGACCACCGCAGCACGCTTGACCTGCGGCCCCTGCGGCCGGCTGCCCTGCTGCCCACCAAGCTCCACGACTGCAACGGGCTGGCCCTGCCCAGCGAGTTATTCCTGTGCATCGACAGCCACAAGGAGGACACGGCCGAGTTTGACGATGATGTGGAGGAT aGCTGCTACTCCCGGCTGCAGAAAGTGCTGGAGCCCTACAAGCCCGAGTGCTGTCGGAGCCGCGAGCCCTGGGCCCTGTACCTCTTCTCCCCACAGAACAG gTTCCGCATCTCCTGCCAGAAGATCATTGCTCACAAGATGTTTGATCACGTCGTCCTGGTCTTCATCTTCCTCAACTGCATCACGATCGCCCTGGAGAGGCCCGACATTGACCCCGGCAGCACC GAGCGCGTCTTCCTCAGCATCTCCAACTACGTCTTCACGGCGATCTTCGTGGCCGAGATGATGGTGAAG GTGGTGGCCCTGGGCCTGGTCTCTGGTGAGCATGCCTACCTGCAGAGCAGCTGGAACATACTGGATGGGCTGCTGGTCCTGGTGTCCCTGGTTGACATCATCGTGGCCATGGCGTCGGCCGGTGGTGCCAAGATCCTGGGCATCCTGCGTGTGCTGCGCCTGCTGCGGACACTGCGGCCCCTGCG GGTTATCAGCCGTGCCCCAGGCCTCAAACTGGTGGTGGAGACTCTGATATCGTCACTCAGGCCCATCGGAAACATTGTCCTCATCTGCTGTGCCTTCTTCATCATCTTCGGCATCCTAGGGGTGCAG CTCTTCAAGGGGAAGTTTTACTACTGCGAGGGCGCTGACACCAGGAACATCTCCACTAAAGCCGAGTGCTGGGCTGCACACTACCGCTGGGTGCGACGCAAGTACAACTTCGACAACCTGGgccag GCGCTGATGTCCCTGTTCGTGCTCTCATCCAAGGACGGCTGGGTGAACATCATGTACGACGGGCTGGACGCCGTGGGCATAGACCAGCAG CCGGTGCCCAACCACAACCCCTGGATGCTGCTCTACTTCATCTCCTTCCTGCTCATCGTCAGCTTCTTTGTGCTCAACATGTTCGTGGGCGTCGTGGTGGAGAACTTCCACAAGTGCCGGCAGCACCAGGAGGCCGAGGAGGCGCGGCGGCGGGAAGAGAAGCGGCAGCGGCGCCTGGAGAGGAAACGCAGGA AGGCCCAGCGCCGGCCCTACTATGCGGACTACTCACCCACGCGTCGCTCCATCCACTCTCTGTGCACCAGCCACTATCTGGACCTCTTCATCACCTTCATCATCGGCGTCAACGTCATCACCATGTCCATGGAGCACTATAACCAGCCCAAG TCTCTGGACGAGGCCCTCAAGTACTGCAATTATGTGTTCACCATCGTCTTCGTCTTTGAGGCCCTGCTGAAGCTGGTGGCGTTTGGGTTCCGGAGGTTTTTCAAGGACAG GTGGAACCAGCTGGACCTGGCCATCGTCCTGCTGTCCATCATGGGCATCACACTGGAGGAGATAGAGATGAACGCGGCGCTGCCCATCAACCCCACCATCATCCGCATCATGCGTGTGCTCCGCATCGCCCGCG TGCTGAAGCTGCTCAAGATGGCCACGGGTATGCGGGCCCTGCTGGACACCGTGGTTCAGGCGCTGCCCCAG GTAGGGAACCTCGGCCTGCTTTTCATGCTCCTGTTTTTTATCTATGCTGCCCTGGGAGTGGAGCTGTTTGGGAGGCTCG AGTGCGGTGAGGACAACCCCTGCGAGGGCCTGAGCAGACACGCCACCTTCTCCAACTTTGGCATGGCTTTCCTCACACTGTTCCGCGTGTCCACGGGGGACAACTGGAACGGGATCATGAAG GACACGCTGCGGGAGTGTGCCCGTGAGGACAGGCACTGCCTCAGCTACCTGCCGGCCATCTCGCCCATCTACTTCGTCACCTTCGTGCTGGTGGCCCAGTTCGTGCTGGTCAACGTGGTGGTGGCCGTGCTCATGAAGCACCTGGAGGAGAGCAACAAGGAGGCCCGCGAGGATGCCGAGCTGGACGCGGAGGTCGAGCTGGAGATGGCGCAGGGGCCCTCCGCCCGCCCCAGGCCCGTGGCCCCGCCGAGCCCGGGTGCCTCGCCGGACGCCCCCAACCTGCTGGTCGTGCGCAAGGTGTCTGTGTCCAGGATGCTCTCACTGCCCAACGACAGCTACATGTTCCGGCCCGTGGCACCCGCTGCAGCCGCTCATCCCCACCCGCTGCAggaggtggagatggagaccTACGCGGGCGCCTCGGGCACCTCGG GCCCAGTCACCGCCCACTTGCCGCCTGTGGAGTCCTGCCCATCCCTCCAGGTCCCGTCGGCTATGTCCTCCCCGGCCAGGGGCGGCGACACCCACCGTGCCCTGACCCCTCTGGGTGCAGCCCGCTCCCCTAGTCTCAGCCGGCTGCTCTGCACACAG GAGGTAGTCTGCACAGAGTCCCTAGAAGGGCAGGTCGATAGTCCCAGGGACAGCAGCCCGGGCTGGGGAGAGCCTGGTGGGAAGACCCCTGTGAGGCAGGCGCCCCCGCGGCCCCCCAGCATCCGCATCCGCAAGCACACTTTGGGACAGAACTACGTCTCCAGCCGGCCACCGGCCCTGGGTGCAGAGGAGGCCGAGGCCCCAGACCCAGATGATGAGGAGGTCAGCCACATCACCAGCTCTGCCCACAGCCCCTCGGCCTCACCTGCTGCCCGTGGGGTGGTGGGCGGTGAGCCAGACCTGCACAGGCTCTACAGTGTCAATGCCCAGGGCTTCCTGGACCAGCCAGGCTGGGCGGACGAGCAAAGGCGGCCCTCCGTGGAGCAGGGCTGTGGGGACAGCCGCCCAGAGGCCGAGGAGGTGAAGACCCGGGCCCTGGAGGCCGAGCTGGCCCTGGGGGCACGCAGGAAGAAGAAGATGAGCCCCCCCTGCATCTCCATAGAGCCCCCCACGGAGGACGAGGGTGCGGCCCGGGCCCCTGCAGCGGAGGGCGGTAGCACCACCCTGCGGCGGAGAACCCCATCCTGCGAGGCTGTGCCCCACAGGGACCCCCTGGAGCCCACAGACAGTGCAGGGTTGGACACTGCTGCCAAGGGGGAACGGCGGGTCCAGGTCCCCTGCCGCACGGAACACCTGACCATCCCGAACTTTGCCTTTGAGCCGCTGGATGTGGGGGGCCCCAGGGGGGACCTGTTCTTGGATGGTAGCCATGGTGTCGCCCCAGAGCCCAGACCTTCCTCCTCAGGCATCACGGCACCTCCCGAACCCCAGCAGACGGAGCCTCCAGTGGCCTCGGGAGACACcccagaggaggggtgggggctgcACCTCACAGTCCCTGAGAGCCCACCGAAGAAAGGGTCCACCCCAGTCCTGGGTGACAGTGTGGACAAGCCCGTGTAG